The Methylocella silvestris BL2 DNA segment GGCGCACGGTCTCTGCTTCGACCGGATCAATTGCTAGGCGCTTTTTGGTTTTTGAACCGCGCTGCTCTGCATCGACTACGGAGTATCCGAAGGGAGCCTTCGAGCCGTTCCAGAAGCCTTGCCGGGCGTTTTCCTGCATGGCGCGCAGCGTGTGCTTTGCGTTCTCCTTCGACTGGTATTCGTCGAAGAGCGCGAAGACCTGTCTCACCATCACGCTCATCGGATCGTCGCCCAAATCCTGCGTGATGCTGATAAGGCGAACGCCAGCCTTGCGCAGACTGCGCACATGATATTCGAGCGCAAAATGATCGCGAGCAAAGCGGCTGAACGAATGCACGATCACGACATCGAATGGCGTGCCGCCTCCCGTCGCCAAATCGAGAAGACGCTGAAGCTCTGGTCTGCGATCATCCGTGCCGCTTGCGCCAGGTTCGACGAACTCAGCGGCAACTTGCCACCCGCGGGCTGCGCAGAATGCAACCGCCTGTCTGCGCTGATCTGGAATCGAAAGATCGGCTTCGGCCTGACGACCGGTTGAAACGCGCAGATAGAGAGCTGCGCGTTTGGCCTCGGTCCTATCGATGGTTTCAGTGGCGACTTCGGTCATGAGGGCGACGCCTTAGGGACTGGCTTCCCATCTTGCCGAATATTGCGACTCTTTCGAGTCCAGCGCATCAGCTTTGGGACGTGCGGCAGAGAGAATTTCAACGATAGCTGACATCAAGTACGCTTCGACAACATCGAGCTCGGCTGCGGTCACAGGAACCTCATCAGGGAAGTTGTCGATGACTGCCAATCCAGGTTCTGTCTGGCAGCTATTTTGACGTTCCTTTCTCATGGTTGCAGGATGACAGCCGCGAGGCAGGCGTAGTTGGTCAGAAACTGGCCATACGACAGTATGTAGCAGTGCGCTAATTAAGCATTGCGCAACCCGCAATTGTCATAATTACAGTATTGCTTTCAATAATATTGGAGATTTTCAGATGGATATTCCGACCTACATCACTCTTTCCGAAGCGCGCAACGAGTTGTCATCAATAGGAGTTGTGCTGTCCGACCGTCAGATCAAACGGGCTGCTGACAAGGATGCGCAGGGCAAGAGGAAACTTCCGTTCTTTGTCGATCCGCTGACCGGCACGCTCAAAATCGAGAAAGGCGCCCTTGTTGCCGCATATCGAAAGCTGCAAGTAGAAGCCGAGAATAACTTGCAAGAGTGATGGACACTGTGATTCTATACGTCTTTCTGTAACTGATATTTTTTTGAGTATTGTTTGTCCGACATTAGGAAGCGCACGGGAGCCAAAGGCACCACCTATCAAGTTCGTCACCCCAGCAAAGCAGCAAAGTCGGGCTACGCATACGCGACCTTTGCAACACGGAAGGAAGCTCTCGAATTTCGCGAGAACGGATTGGCTCGCACGAAGGCCTCTCGCCGCTCATCGGATATTCAGACGGTGGAGCAAGGGCTGACAAAGTGGCTGCATATCTGCGAGAAGGAAGGCAGAGACGGTCGCGAGCCGGTGACCCAATACACTTTGGAGAATTACACCTACCGCGCCTCGATCATCAAAAAATACGACTGGGATAAAGGGCTGGCCGATCTGGCGAAATCCGATGTCATCGAATTCCGATCATGGCTCTTGCAGCACTATAGCCGCGATGTGGCCCACAAGGTGCTGAAGTCCTTTCATTCTATGATTCTTGAAATGATTAGCCGGACGATCCTGCAACATGACGTGGCAGCTGGCGTCTGTGTGAGGGCTGAGTCCCGCTATGATGTACCCGTGGCGATTCCGACTGAGAGGGAGATCAGCGAGCTACTATCCGCCGCCGATAGGCTCGCGAACTCTCGGGACATGCGGGTTAGTGAGCCGTGGAAAAAATATCGGCCCATGCTCTATCTCGCCGTGGACTCGGGTATGCGGCCACAAGAGTATCTTGCGCTCGCCCGCGCCAATGTGAGCGAGGCAGGAGTTGAAGTGGATCGCGCCCTCGATGGTGGCGGCGACGAGATAACCGTCACCAAGACTCGTGCGGGACGGCGTTTCATCGATCTCAGCGCGGAGACGTTGGACATCATCCAACATTTCATCAAAAATCATTCGGTCGAGAACGACTACGATCTGGTGTTTCCCTCCGAAAACGGCGGCTGGCAAAACGTTCGAAACTAGAGGCGGCGCGGCTTTAACCGCGCATGTGAAGAAGCGGGTCTGGTTGTCAAAGTGCAGGAAGACGGCCAGTTGGTCGAAAGGCCAAAATACATGCCCTACGATCTGCGCCATTTCTATGCATCGATGCTCATCGATCAGCGCATCAACCTGAAACGCATCCAGAAGCTCATGGGCCACCGCAGCATTCAGACGACCCTTGATGTGTATGGTCATTTGATTGAACGTGCCGATACTGCTCCGCAGCCTCGTACGAGTGTTCTTACTTCGATGCAGAGGATACCGTGTGGCTAGTCTGTGGCAGAGATATGCTAACTTATTGATTCCCCATCATAATGTTCTGCCTGGGGGGCAAGGGGTCGCAGGTTCAAATCCTGTCGCCCCGACCATAACAAAATCAATCACTTAGTCAGAAGCTATGGAAACAAAACGGCCCCTTGGGGCCGTTTTTGCCACAAGAGACCGGTCCGCCGTAACCCGCAGGAATCCGCCATTCTCCGAGGCAGACTTTTTGGGCTTGTGGCGAGTTTGTGGCGAGCGCGCCCGCCATACTTTATCCACGCCCCCAGCAGGTGATGCAGGTTCTCCACGCCTCCCTGCGGACGTACTTCGTCCCCGCGCAAGCGGGGCATGAGTTCTTCTGTGAGTAGGTGCAGGTCATGCAAGGCACTCGCTCCTGGACGCGGACTTGCCCACCGTTGCATTGAAAGGCAGTGCAAGCTGGCCGCTCACCCTTTCGAATAAACATAACGTGTGCTCCCTTCAGCTCTCAGTTCTGATGGGATCATAGCGCCGCCAGAGGCTTTCGATTGGGCAGAAGCTGGCCACTTAGGGACGGCGGCGGACCGAATCGGGCCGCGTGCCTTGGCGACTGGCACCGCTTTTCCGCAAAATCTGTTTGCCCCGCCCGGCTTTCTGCGTCGGTCTTTTTCGACAAAATGCCGGTATGCAAGGTGCACCACATTTTGGTACATCTGGTGCACTGCTTCGTGGGGAGAGCCGATGCCGGTTGATTAGGGGAAGACCGTTCGAACTTCCGTGATCGTGCCAGCCGATCTTTACCAGCAGGTCCAGCAGCTTGCCGCGAGCAACGATGTTTCGGCAGCGTGGATAGTTCGTCACGCTTTGTCGCAGTTCTTGGCCGGTTACGGCGGGGAGCAGGCAATACCGCTCAAACTTGGCAGCAACGAAGGCCGTGCGGTTGGCGGTCGACGCAAAAAGCGCGCTTGAGACGCGCTACGAGAATTATTGGCCTTTGAAGCCGGGGAGGAAGAAAGTTGGCCACCGAGTACCATGCGAAGCTGTTCGCTCACGAACTTACCCGGCAGCGATCCGTCGCTGATTCCGAGAAGCTCGCCGGTGCCTTGCTCGATGCCCAGGTCGATCTCAATCCCCATCAGGTTGAGGCGGCACTGTTTGCGTTCAAATCGCCGCTTTCGAAAGGAGCGATCCTCGCCGACGAGGTCGGTCTCGGGAAAACCATTGAGGCGGGTCTGGTGCTCGCCCAGAAATGGACGGAGGGCAAGCGGCGCATCCTCGTGATCACGCCCGCCAATCTGCGGAAACAGTGGTCGCAGGAACTCGCAGAAAAGTTTTTTCTGCCCAGTACGATCCTCGAAGCCCGCAATTATAACAAGATGAAAAAGGACGGCGCTCGCCGCCCCTTCGAGCAGAAGACTCTTGTCATTTGCTCCTTCCAGTTCGCCGCTCGCAATGCGGACGAGCTCATGGTCATACCGTGGGACTTGGTGGTCATCGACGAAGCCCACCGACTGCGAAATGTATACAGGCCCGACAATCGCATCGGAAAGGCGCTCAAGGGAGCGCTTGCAAATTCGCCCAAGGTGCTGCTGACGGCAACGCCCCTCCAGAACTCACTGATGGAGCTTTATGGTCTCGTCAGTCTCGTCGACGACTACGCCTTCGGCGATGCCAAGAGTTTTCGCGCCCAGTATGCGCGGCTCTCCGACGACACTCAGTTCGACGAGTTGAAGGAGCGCCTGAAGCCCGTCTGTCACAGGACGCTTCGGCGGCAAGTCCTAGAATATATCCGTTACACGAACCGCATCCCAATCACGCAGGAGTTCGTTCCGACGCAGGAGGAGCAGACTCTTTACGACCTCGTATCCGACTATCTGCGGCGGCCATCGTTGCAGGCGCTTCCGTCCAGCCAGCGGTCGCTGATGACACTCATCATGCGCAAGCTGCTCGCATCGTCGACATTCGCCATCGCGGGGGCGCTCGACACGCTCGCTCGTAAGCTGGAACGCCAGCTTGGGAAGGACAAGAACCTTCGGGAGAAGCTCGAACAGGAGCTTGCCGAGGATTACGAGGAATTCGAGCAAACTGCCGACGAGTGGGAAGACGACGAGGCCGCACCGGAGCTGCTGACCGAGGACGACATCGCGAACATCGAACGCGAGATCGTTGACCTTCGCGGGTTCCGCGATCTGGCTGTCTCAATCTCAGAAAACGCAAAGGGGCAAGCGCTCCTCAGCGCGTTACGGGCCGGGTTCGCAAAGGCCAAGGAGCTGGGCAGCGCTGAAAAGGCAATTATCTTCACGGAGTCGCGCCGGACACAGGAATATCTGGTCCGTCTCCTCGCGAAAAATGGCTCCGAGGACAAGCTCGTCCTCTTCAACGGCTCGAACTCGGACGCGCAATCCAAGGAAATCTACAAAGCCTGGATCGAGCGCCATAAAGGCACTGACCGCGTCACGGGCTCACGCACCGCGGACATAAGGGCGGCGCTCGTGGATTATTTCCGCGAGAAAGCCGGGATCATGATCGCGACCGAGGCCGCGGCAGAAGGCATCAACCTTCAGTTCTGCTCCATGGTCGTCAATTTCGACCTACCCTGGAACCCGCAGCGCATCGAACAGCGAATCGGTCGCTGCCATCGCTATGGCCAGCGTTACGATGTCGTCGTCGTAAACTTCCTGAATAAGAACAATGCCGCTGACCAGCGGGTGTATGAGCTGCTCGCCGAAAAATTCAAGCTCTTCTCCGGCGTGTTTGGCGCTAGCGACGAGGTGCTCGGTGCAATTGAGTCTGGCGTGGAATTCGAAAAGCGTATCGTATCGATCTACCAGAATTGCCGCTCGACAGGAGAAATCGAAACTGAATTCGAGCGGCTTCGCGCCGAGATGGACACCAACATCACCGCGACGATGGAAGATACGCGCCGCAAGCTGCTGGAGCACTTCGACGCTGAGGTTCACGACCGCCTGAAAATCAATATGACGCAGAGCAAGGAGTATCTGGATCGGTACGCCCGCATGCTCTGGGCTCTGACGAAACACGAACTTGGCAAGCAGGCCAAGTTCGATGACGACTATCTCACATTCATTCTGTCCGCCTGTCCGGCTGGCATCGACGTTCCGGTTGGAAGCTACTTCCTGTCTAAGCTCGGCATCGATGGGCATCGCTACCGGCTTGGTCATCCGCTGGCACAGCACCTCATTGGGGTGGCTGGCGCACGCAAGCTGAATGGAGCAGCGCTCGTCTTCGACTACACCGCGTGGCCGCAGACCACTGTCGCAATCGCGCCCCTCGTCGGCAAAGGGGGAACGCTCGTCGTGCACAAGCTTTCGATCCGCGGCGCGGACGATCAGGATCACATCATCATCGCCGCCATGACAGATGATGGAACGGCCATAGATCCCGCAGCTGCGAAGCGTCTCTTCGAGTTGCCGGTACGCAAGAGCGCCGCCAATGACCTGCAGATGCCGAACGCGGTGAAGGCCACGGTAAACAGCCAGCGCCAGTCGATCCTGGACGACATGGCCGCACGCCAGTCCAAATGGTTCGACGATGAAATCGATAAGCTCGACAATTGGGCAGAGGACAAACGTGCCGGGCTGAAGGCCGACCTCAAGGACATCGACGAAGAGATCAAAGCGCTTAAGAAAGAGGTTCGCCAGACCGGCAATCTCCCCGACAAGCTCGCCTTGCAGCGCAAGGCGCGCACGCTCGAAGCCAAGCGGGATGAAGCGTGGCGCGCATATGATGCGGCGGCAAAGGACATAGAGGTTCAGAAAGACGGTCTTTTGGATCAGGTGGAAGAGCGGCTTGGGCAGGCAGTGTCTGATGAAGAGCTTTTCGCCATCAAGTTTCAAGTTCAGTGAAGGGGCTAAAAATGAACAAGCCGGAACATACTCAACCGGAGAAGATCGATTTGCGATCTATGGATGTTGCGGAGGAGAAGCGGGGCGAGTTGAAGCGTAGCTTGGGACAGGCGTTTCCGGACATCTTCGCCGAAGGTTCGATAGATTTTGATCAGCTCAAACGGGCTCTTGGCGAGTGGGTGGACCCCGGCAAGGAACGGTTCGGTCTCAACTGGCCGGGTAAGGCCGAATGCATGAAGATTATTCAACAGCCAAGCCCCGCAACATTAAGGCCAGAGCGCGAAAAGTCAGCAAACTTCGACGAGGCAGAGAACGTCTTCGTAGAGGGGGACAATCTTGAGGTCTTGAAACTGCTTCAGAAAGCTTATTTCGGTAAAGTAAAACTCATATATATCGACCCGCCGTACAACACGGGTAATGAGTTTATCTATCCTGATAATTTTACCGAAACGCTGGAAACGTACCTGGCCTATACAGGACAAGTTGACGACGAAAGAAAGCGCTTTTCAACAAACACAGATCAGTCTGGCCGGTACCATTCTCGCTGGATGAATATGATGTTTCCGCGGCTTTATCTTGCCCGCAACTTGCTAAGAGATGATGGCGCCATATTCATTTCGATAGATGACAATGAAGTTCATAATCTCCGTGCCTTAATGGATCAAATCTTTGGCGAAGAGAATTTCGTGGCTACGATCATTTGGCAGAAGGTTTACGCTCCAAAAAATAGCGCGAAATTCTTCTCCGATGATCACGACTATATCCTCGTTTACGCACGCAACTCGGATCAGTGGAAACCCGAGCTGCTTGAAAGGACACCCGAGCAAGATGCTTTATACAAAAATCCGGATAAGGATCAACGCGGCCCTTGGATGTCCGACAACCTTACTGCGCGCAATTTTTATGGAGAGGGCTCTTACGAAGTCACTGGACCTTCCGGTAAGAAATTTACTCCAGGAAAAGGGCGATACTGGCCCGTTTCTCAATCAAAGTTCAATGATTTGAACGCAGACGGGAGAATATGGTGGGGCGTTTCTGGAGACAGCATGCCGCGTTACAAACGGTATTTGTCCGAAGTGTCTGCTGGACGCGTTCCTCAAACGCTCTGGAAGTATGAAGAGGTTGGTCATACGCAAGACGCAAAGCGAGAGTTGAACAAATATGTGCCTTACGAGGAAACCGAGAATACGTTGAACTCTGTAAAGCCGGTTAACCTCATCAGGCGCATGATCAAAATAGCCACGAAGAGCGACGGCGACATTGTGCTGGATTTTTTTGCTGGCAGCGGCACCACAGGACAGGCGGTTATAGAGCAGTCTTTGGACGACGGCATCAGACGACGGTTCATCATGGTGCAGCTACCGGAGGAACTGCCGAAGCCAGAAGCGAATTTTAAGACGATCTCCGATTTTGCCCGTGCGAGGGTAAAAAATGTAATTGCAGCGAGTCAGTCCGATTTATTGAAAAAGGACAGTCATGGTCGCGGATTTCGATCTTTTGCGCTTGATAGTTCCAATTTCAGGTCGTGGGATGGAGGCGTGTCGACTTCAAGCGATTTAGAATCGCAGCTGCAGCTGCATGTCGACCATCTTCGCGATGCAGGAGAACCGGAGGATGTACTTTACGAATTGCTTCTGAAATCGGGCTTCCCGCTGGCGACCAAGGTTGTAAAGATCGACCTAAATGGTGCTGAGGTATTTTCGATTGAAGAGGGAGCGCTGCTCATTTGCCTCTCTAAGGAGATTACGCCGGAGCTGATCGACGCGCTCGCTGAAGCGAACCCGCTTCAGGTTATATGTTTAGACGAGGGCTTCAAGGGCAATGACCAACTGAAAACGAACGCGGTACAGACCTTCAAGGCCCGCGCTCAGGCCGAGGAATCCGAAATCGTCTTTAAGACGGTTTGAGGGGGACACGGTCATGATCCCCGAACGTTTCGTCACTGAATATCCCGCAAGATGCGGCCAGCTGCTCGACATGCTGGAGCGTCCGGCGCGACATGCCGACCTGCTTGGGTCGTTTGCGCTTCTTGTCGCGTCTGCCGCATTCACGATTCCCTTTGGCCGCATGGTTGAAAAGGCACATCCTCTAGGACCGCCCGAGGACGCGCTCTACAAGGCCGTCGAAGGCCTGAAGAAACTGCCGTTCGCCGATAGTCCCTTCTGGGCCGGAGGAAAGCCAGGCTTCTTCCGTTACGCCAAAATCGTAACAGACCCGGAAGACACAGTTGGTTGGTTGAACGAGAAGGGCGAGCATCCTCTGAAATCGACCGAGGCCAAGGACGCAAACATAGTGTTGCGAACCATTCGAAATGGGCTCGCACACGGTAATGTCGTTTATCTCGACAAGGACGGGTATGAGACGGCGGGAAAGCGCGTGGTCTATCTCGCGTTTCTCAGCAAGCACGAGAGCGGCGACGGGTTCCGCGTCGCGATCTTCGATGAGGAGTCTTTCCTCGCATTCCTGAAGGGATGGATCGGGAGGCTGCAAGGCTTCCCGCTGGAGCGCAAACTTGCGTTCGCGGAGGCAGCAGAATGAAACTTAAATTCGATCCCTCACTTCAGTACCAGCAGGATGCCGTCAGCGCCGTCGTTGGGGCGTTCGAGGGGCAGCCCTTCGTGCAGACCGGGGCAATGGCGTTTCAGTCGCTTCAGATCGGCGGTCTGTTTCAGACGGAGCTGGGGCTGGGCAATCTCCTCAACATTGGCGATGAGCAAATTCTCGCAAACGTCCGGGCCGTTCAGGAAGCTAATGAGATCGAGAAGGTAATTGCCCTCAACGGGCGTGAGTTCTCAGTCGAGATGGAGACCGGCACCGGCAAGACCTACGTCTATCTTCGGACGATTTTTGAGCTGAACAAGACCTACGGCTTCAAGAAGTTTATCATCGTGGTTCCGAGTGTCGCCATTCGTGAGGGCGTGCTTAAGAGCATCGAGGTAACGAAGGAGCACTTCCACACGCTCTACGACAACGCGCCCTTCGATCACTTTGTCTATGACTCAAAGCGTCTAGGCAAAGTGCGCCAGTTCGCGACCAGCAATCAGATTCAGATCATGGTCATCAACATCCAGTCCTTCCAGAAGGATGTTGCCGACAAGGACCTCTCGGAGATGACCGAGGATGAGCTGAAGAAGCTCAATGTCATCAACCGTGAGAATGATCGCATGTCGGGCCGCAGGCCTATCGAGTTCATTCAGGCGGCCAGCCCCGTTGTCATCATCGACGAACCCCAGAGCGTCGATACGACCGAGAAATCACGGCGGGCGATTGGCAACCTCAATCCAATGGCGACGCTGCGTTACAGCGCGACGCATCGCAATCCCTATAACCTCCTCTACAAGCTCGACCCGATCAAGGCTTACGACCTACGGCTCGTGAAGAGGATCGAAGTCGCATCCGTCCGGTCGGATGACAATTTCAATGATGCATACGTGAAGCTGCTCAAGACAGACAACAAGACCGGCATCAAAGCGCAAATCGAGATTCACAGGGAAGGTGCCACTGGCCCCAAAGCGGCGAAGCTTTGGGTCAAGCAGGGCGATGACTTGTACGTGAAGTCGGACGAGCGCGACGCTTATCGCGACGGCTACATCGTGCAGAACATCGATTGCACTCCGGGCTCCGAATATATCGAGTTCAATCAAGGCCGCTTCCTTGAGCTGGGTCAGGAAGTCGGCGGGCTTGGCGAAGACATTATGAAGGCTCAGGTCTATGAGACCGTCGAGCAGCATCTAAAGAAGGAGCGCGCCCTGAAGGGCAAGGGCATCAAGGTGCTCTCGCTGTTCTTCATCGACCGCGTCGCCAACTACCGCATCTACAATGAGGACGGGACGACCAGCCTTGGCAAGATCGGTCAGTGGTTTGAGGAGGCCTATCAGCAGCTCACGGCCAAGCCCATCTACAAGGGCCTTATCCCATTCAGCGTTGCCGATGTTCACAACGGCTACTTCTCGCAGGACAAGCAGGGCCACGCCAAGGACACACGCGGGAACACCGCCGACGATGATGACACTTACAGCCTCATCATGCGCGACAAGGAGCGGCTTCTCGATCCTAACGTTGCACTGCGCTTCATCTTCTCCCACTCCGCCCTGCGCGAGGGCTGGGACAATCCAAATGTGTTCCAGATTTGCACCCTGAACGAGACGCAATCAGCCGAGCGCAAGCGGCAGGAAATCGGGCGCGGGTTGCGTCTGCCTGTCAATGAGACCGGCGAGCGCGTTCATGACGAAACGATCAATCGTCTGACCGTCATCGCCAACGAGTCATATGAGGATTTTGCGCGCACGCTTCAGACCGAGTTTGAAGAGGATTTTGGCATCAAGTTCGGAAGGATCGAGAAGATCGCTTTCGCAAAGCTCGTGCGACGGGCTGCGGATGGAACCGATGTCGAACTCGGGCAGGACGAGTCCGTGAAGATTTGGCACGAGCTCGTTGCGAAGGGCTACCTAAATGGCGCGGGCGATATTCTGGAGAAGTTTGACCCGAAGAACCCCCATTTCAAACTGGAAATTTCAGACGCGTTCGCTGATCTCCGGGCGGAAATCATCGACGAGGTGAACCGCAAGCTCTTCAAGAACCGTATCGTCAATGTCCGCGATGAGCGCACCCTGAAATTCCGGAAAGAGGTG contains these protein-coding regions:
- a CDS encoding site-specific integrase encodes the protein MSDIRKRTGAKGTTYQVRHPSKAAKSGYAYATFATRKEALEFRENGLARTKASRRSSDIQTVEQGLTKWLHICEKEGRDGREPVTQYTLENYTYRASIIKKYDWDKGLADLAKSDVIEFRSWLLQHYSRDVAHKVLKSFHSMILEMISRTILQHDVAAGVCVRAESRYDVPVAIPTEREISELLSAADRLANSRDMRVSEPWKKYRPMLYLAVDSGMRPQEYLALARANVSEAGVEVDRALDGGGDEITVTKTRAGRRFIDLSAETLDIIQHFIKNHSVENDYDLVFPSENGGWQNVRN
- a CDS encoding SNF2-related protein, translating into MATEYHAKLFAHELTRQRSVADSEKLAGALLDAQVDLNPHQVEAALFAFKSPLSKGAILADEVGLGKTIEAGLVLAQKWTEGKRRILVITPANLRKQWSQELAEKFFLPSTILEARNYNKMKKDGARRPFEQKTLVICSFQFAARNADELMVIPWDLVVIDEAHRLRNVYRPDNRIGKALKGALANSPKVLLTATPLQNSLMELYGLVSLVDDYAFGDAKSFRAQYARLSDDTQFDELKERLKPVCHRTLRRQVLEYIRYTNRIPITQEFVPTQEEQTLYDLVSDYLRRPSLQALPSSQRSLMTLIMRKLLASSTFAIAGALDTLARKLERQLGKDKNLREKLEQELAEDYEEFEQTADEWEDDEAAPELLTEDDIANIEREIVDLRGFRDLAVSISENAKGQALLSALRAGFAKAKELGSAEKAIIFTESRRTQEYLVRLLAKNGSEDKLVLFNGSNSDAQSKEIYKAWIERHKGTDRVTGSRTADIRAALVDYFREKAGIMIATEAAAEGINLQFCSMVVNFDLPWNPQRIEQRIGRCHRYGQRYDVVVVNFLNKNNAADQRVYELLAEKFKLFSGVFGASDEVLGAIESGVEFEKRIVSIYQNCRSTGEIETEFERLRAEMDTNITATMEDTRRKLLEHFDAEVHDRLKINMTQSKEYLDRYARMLWALTKHELGKQAKFDDDYLTFILSACPAGIDVPVGSYFLSKLGIDGHRYRLGHPLAQHLIGVAGARKLNGAALVFDYTAWPQTTVAIAPLVGKGGTLVVHKLSIRGADDQDHIIIAAMTDDGTAIDPAAAKRLFELPVRKSAANDLQMPNAVKATVNSQRQSILDDMAARQSKWFDDEIDKLDNWAEDKRAGLKADLKDIDEEIKALKKEVRQTGNLPDKLALQRKARTLEAKRDEAWRAYDAAAKDIEVQKDGLLDQVEERLGQAVSDEELFAIKFQVQ
- a CDS encoding site-specific DNA-methyltransferase; this translates as MNKPEHTQPEKIDLRSMDVAEEKRGELKRSLGQAFPDIFAEGSIDFDQLKRALGEWVDPGKERFGLNWPGKAECMKIIQQPSPATLRPEREKSANFDEAENVFVEGDNLEVLKLLQKAYFGKVKLIYIDPPYNTGNEFIYPDNFTETLETYLAYTGQVDDERKRFSTNTDQSGRYHSRWMNMMFPRLYLARNLLRDDGAIFISIDDNEVHNLRALMDQIFGEENFVATIIWQKVYAPKNSAKFFSDDHDYILVYARNSDQWKPELLERTPEQDALYKNPDKDQRGPWMSDNLTARNFYGEGSYEVTGPSGKKFTPGKGRYWPVSQSKFNDLNADGRIWWGVSGDSMPRYKRYLSEVSAGRVPQTLWKYEEVGHTQDAKRELNKYVPYEETENTLNSVKPVNLIRRMIKIATKSDGDIVLDFFAGSGTTGQAVIEQSLDDGIRRRFIMVQLPEELPKPEANFKTISDFARARVKNVIAASQSDLLKKDSHGRGFRSFALDSSNFRSWDGGVSTSSDLESQLQLHVDHLRDAGEPEDVLYELLLKSGFPLATKVVKIDLNGAEVFSIEEGALLICLSKEITPELIDALAEANPLQVICLDEGFKGNDQLKTNAVQTFKARAQAEESEIVFKTV
- a CDS encoding type III restriction-modification system endonuclease; this encodes MKLKFDPSLQYQQDAVSAVVGAFEGQPFVQTGAMAFQSLQIGGLFQTELGLGNLLNIGDEQILANVRAVQEANEIEKVIALNGREFSVEMETGTGKTYVYLRTIFELNKTYGFKKFIIVVPSVAIREGVLKSIEVTKEHFHTLYDNAPFDHFVYDSKRLGKVRQFATSNQIQIMVINIQSFQKDVADKDLSEMTEDELKKLNVINRENDRMSGRRPIEFIQAASPVVIIDEPQSVDTTEKSRRAIGNLNPMATLRYSATHRNPYNLLYKLDPIKAYDLRLVKRIEVASVRSDDNFNDAYVKLLKTDNKTGIKAQIEIHREGATGPKAAKLWVKQGDDLYVKSDERDAYRDGYIVQNIDCTPGSEYIEFNQGRFLELGQEVGGLGEDIMKAQVYETVEQHLKKERALKGKGIKVLSLFFIDRVANYRIYNEDGTTSLGKIGQWFEEAYQQLTAKPIYKGLIPFSVADVHNGYFSQDKQGHAKDTRGNTADDDDTYSLIMRDKERLLDPNVALRFIFSHSALREGWDNPNVFQICTLNETQSAERKRQEIGRGLRLPVNETGERVHDETINRLTVIANESYEDFARTLQTEFEEDFGIKFGRIEKIAFAKLVRRAADGTDVELGQDESVKIWHELVAKGYLNGAGDILEKFDPKNPHFKLEISDAFADLRAEIIDEVNRKLFKNRIVNVRDERTLKFRKEVHLSADFQALWDKIKHRTRYRVTFETAALIDRALSRIKQIEPIKAARIETTVVEVDITDAGVSADRQISSRVRDVQQVKVLPDILAFLQKETELTRHTLAEILKRSGRLGEFKINPQAFMAAAAKEISRALHDLMLEGIKYEKVAGQHWEMSRIEQDAEDGIVRYLGNLYEVQNREKSLFDAIVYESEVEKQFARDLDSNENVKLFVKLPSWFKIDTPIGTYNPDWAFVTEREEKLYFVRETKSTLDSEERRTKENQKIACGRKHFDSLGVDYAVVTSLADVAM